The following proteins are co-located in the Halarcobacter sp. genome:
- a CDS encoding NAD(P)-binding domain-containing protein: MKNVYDIAIIGAGPAGIATSCEAVIFGVKNILMFEKGENHSQTIRKYFNDNKPVDKDWKGIKVDLKGHIDFTDGTKESTLDLFEESLEKKLIDAKFNTEISKVSRLKNRFKIITTTGESYFAKKIVVAIGKMGKPNKPSYKIPSSLKSRANHTISDCKGNEDVLVVGGGDSACEYAYFIHQDNNVTFNYRREEITKANPKNIKNLMNCVEDGEIKAKLGVDIEKVEDENGIFKVFYTDGSIEKYDRVIYALGGVTPKEFLKSCCVKLDEKEKPFIDDKNQNCDGIYLAGDICGSIGGSIALALNHGYNIITDCIVDEVLEEKSA, encoded by the coding sequence ATGAAAAATGTATATGATATAGCAATTATTGGTGCTGGTCCTGCTGGCATTGCAACATCATGTGAGGCAGTCATCTTCGGTGTTAAAAATATTTTAATGTTTGAAAAAGGGGAAAACCATTCACAAACTATAAGAAAATATTTTAACGATAATAAACCAGTGGATAAAGACTGGAAAGGGATAAAAGTTGACCTTAAAGGTCATATAGATTTTACTGATGGAACAAAAGAGAGTACTTTAGATCTTTTTGAAGAATCTTTAGAAAAAAAACTTATTGATGCAAAGTTCAATACAGAAATATCAAAAGTAAGTAGACTTAAAAATAGATTTAAAATTATTACAACAACAGGGGAGAGTTATTTTGCAAAAAAGATTGTTGTAGCAATTGGAAAAATGGGGAAACCAAATAAACCAAGTTATAAAATTCCAAGCTCTTTAAAATCACGAGCAAACCATACAATATCTGATTGTAAAGGTAATGAAGATGTATTAGTAGTAGGTGGGGGAGATAGTGCTTGTGAATATGCATATTTTATCCACCAAGATAATAATGTAACTTTTAATTATAGGAGAGAAGAGATAACAAAAGCAAATCCTAAAAATATAAAAAACTTAATGAATTGTGTAGAAGATGGTGAAATAAAAGCAAAACTTGGAGTTGATATTGAAAAAGTAGAAGATGAAAATGGAATATTCAAAGTGTTTTATACAGATGGTAGTATAGAAAAATATGATAGAGTGATATACGCTTTAGGTGGTGTAACTCCAAAAGAGTTTTTAAAAAGCTGTTGTGTCAAATTAGATGAAAAAGAGAAACCTTTTATTGATGATAAAAATCAAAATTGTGATGGTATATATTTAGCAGGGGATATTTGTGGTTCAATTGGTGGTTCAATAGCTTTGGCTTTAAATCATGGATATAACATAATAACTGATTGTATAGTTGATGAGGTATTAGAAGAGAAAAGTGCATAA